In Vespa velutina chromosome 1, iVesVel2.1, whole genome shotgun sequence, the genomic stretch GTGGCAATTTATGAGGATGGCTTTTTctgatattttctaatattatgttttcttGTATCCTTTCAGTAATTGTTGGTAATAATTCAGGTATTTTTACTAATGCTGCACCATGTTGATTTGACCATGCCCAAATCGGTAATCTATTaccttgaaaatattttgcagCATCTGTTAGCTGAATATTGGTTAATGATGCTGGTACAATGATATATTGTGGCAaactgtaaataattatactctGTAAAAtacattactttttaatattaactaattaatattaaccaACCTGGAACATAactgaaattttatattaacagTTGACAATCTCCATCCTTGACTTGCTTTTTCACTATTTAATATACGTTCAAATTCATTTTGCCAATcagatatatttctaaataatctGATACCTTTATCAAGACTGCTGTAATATGGTTCACTACAATATAAACAATACTTGTTTATTGTAGATTATTATGGTTTATTGTAGATTATGTAAGTAGAAGATTATGATAAATACTAACGTGTAATCATAGGCAAACAACAAATGATGTCTGCTAGGAAATGCATAATGTAACAAGGcatttaagatattttttccatCCCCAAGAGGTGaaaatttaaaggaaaatgaCCATGTCCTCAAATTCTAAAAGATATAGtacatattttcaataagCGATGTAATATctaaagtattaattaaaactaaagaaattttcatgaaaaaaattcatactatattaaaattataattataaaatttaattttttatatctaaattttttatatcaatttgctgtaatttcaaaagattgcattaaacaaaatgtttaccttacaagtaataaatatagctTTTACTTTGGACGGTACTAAATTTCCTGGaagaagttttttctttttatcacctACTATTAAGTAAATTTCATCAATATTTGTCAGGCATGTATCTGTATACccatataaatgattttgttgatgattattatcctgtaaatttaaatattgtacatatatataaaatatgtttctttaaatagaaatactttgacttaagaaataagaaaatataataaagttacCTCTCCATTTGAATCATCagttgtaaaaaaagagagcttGAAATTAGTAACAGAAAGTACGCCAGAAGTTCCTTGTTTTAAATCACCAACCGGTAAAAACATTAGAACATTTTGTGCTTTAGCAACGAGAGCTTCTCCTCGCAAGAgttttaaattgttttcgaTCAATGAATTATGTTGACTAGAATCTATTTGCTGCATAGATATGAAATAagtattaaattcttttcaattaaatattaatcatattaaataagtattattaatgttaaattactttttacaattcataagtttttatattattatattttagaaatgtGAAAGTcacaattaaaagataaacatataaatttatgtagaTTCCATAATTAATATGCAATcttattatgcatatatatttattttttgtctgacaattaaatattatataaaaaaaaaatatgtacaaaaaatattGCTAAATTATAGTATGaactatataaattgtttgatTTCTTATAGGCAGTAAAATACCTGCATTTCAAGTTCTTCGATTCCCACATAACTTACAAAATTGTTGCAACTTTTACTTTCCATGACTGACATTTAAAATGATGTCGATTTAGAAAAGGAAGGTCAGTATAGGTTAAGCATCGAAACACAAATTTCGAagtgtttcttttattcattcatttcattcttctcaatattaattatgttgcATTGTATAATTGATGTGTCTGTTCATTGTGGAtcataattacaaatttcaaTCTTAGATGCAAAAGACAACATGAGACAATACagatataatgtatgtatcataatatatgctaaatttataaagttttataGCATAGATCAAATATCTTTAGATAAATTAttggtaaaataatatttatttagtacATGTTACTACCAGATGGCAGAGTTGTCGACTGTCGACAGACAATTCCACCAGAGGgggatattttttaaatataaaaaataaacatatcatTTATGAATCAAACAAATCATATATGtactttatcattatcgtataacctttataatgaattatattgcTTAGACTGGTTGATTACagtatcttttaaattatgtcgttaatgtaaatgtaattgtttattaatattattttcacagtaaaattataaacagAGATCAATATTTTGATGGACTATTATTcgtgtaatttatttacattctagcatattctattatataaaacaaaaaatctctttacaatgaaatattgtaatatgtaaaaattgcAAACATTcaataagtatattattttataaataaaatttcttgtaTATCGGtggtatttaattatatatataaaaatataaatatgaaacttcttatattgtatacaattctttcataaaagaaaagtaaaagaaagaaataatacaatttaagaAGTTTGAGAAGATATTCATGACATAATACTACTAAAAGAGTTgcctatattataattatgaaatatcttCCAATATTTTCTGACGTTTTACATCAGTTGTTTTCTGTTTCGTACGTTTAATCATTGTTAGagatttcttttcactttcaaATTCATATTTTCCAGCTAACTTTTCTTTAATGCGCATACCATCAATCAATCTTTTCCAATTCccataaattcttttataacgTTTTTCACGAGCACGTTTCGCTGCTTCAATTTGTTCTGTCTCCCATGCTTCTCTTAGAATATCTTCATATTCTGTGCAAACTACGAAACCTTCGAAAGCTGGTACAGCTCCCATAGCTCCAAATTTAAAACCAATAACTGCAGGTGCACAAtcaatattcaattttcttgCAATTCGATTTAATCCTGGAactatacaaatttatttattattttaataccaTGATActtctaaatattattttaataatgataactgCTTACGATCTATATATACGGTTCCTTTTGGAagcattgattttttaaacaaatctaCATTTCCATATTCATTTCGAGGAACAATTCCATCTTTAGCTTCTGGTGGAATGTACTCAGTAGTTTGCCATTCACCAAATAATTCTAAAGCTCTATCTACTAATTTTACTCCTGAAAGCTATATACATGATTCATTCTGTATGAGTCCATAAtctgttttaatttataatttctttatttgtaataagTGTACCTTATCATATTTTGGAAGagcttttacaattttataaggTTCTTGATTAGGTTTAACTACTCGAGCCTTTCTTATCCATGTTTCTCTAGAGGAAAGTACATGCAGACAATGGCGAGAATAAATTGCTTCGCCATTCTGTAAATAACCTAATGGCACGCAGTCAGGAGGATACAAGGCTTCATATTTAAGTAAATGTCTGGTAAGTACATAGAGAGGATGGTTTTTACATTCGCCAATTGTTTTAGGTAAAGGTTGTTCTAATTccctataaaagaaaaaaataataattcattccaTTTTACAGTACATCatcaatattgaaataaaaatatatacttctgTGCTAATAATTTATCCTCTGATTCtgatatcattgattttttttctttccaaaagTGCAATGTATCACTGAACCAATCTTCATCAATACGTTGTTTACGTGTAACAGTAAGCCAGTGAGGACAATAACGCCTTGTAACATCTCTTAATGTTCCATCAATATTCCAAGCAATAACATATAATACAGGTCTGCTAGCTGCTTTCttagttaaaataatttatcattattgatagtataatattttttgtatatatgtaaataatgtattataaagcATAAGTATACTTGTATATCTACTCACATATAACTCTTCCACACAATGTACTTTTTCATCCATTATATTTACACTAATCCAATTTTCTTCTGACTCCAAATATATTTCAAgccaaaaatttttataattcttagtATTGTTAAGATCATTTACTTCATCATCTgaggataataatttattaattttttcttgtttctttattattgatctTACATTATTCTTagttttagaaatattcctcTTTTTTGAAAGAGGTAACTCGTCTTCAGATTCATCATTTTCAGAACTATCATCTATTTCCTCAAGAGAATCTTCTTctacaattttattcttttgtctACTCCTTAATGAATGCGtagtaacattttcttttttctttgatgtagattctaaagaattattttcacttGAGGTTTCCATTTGCTTTCGTAATTTTAATTGTCTGGATATAGTGTTGCTTATTGTTCTATCAGCATTTATTGATGGttgtgttttattttgtttattattaaaatgttttgtctcttttatagtatttttatctataatttcattagagacatttgttttattttttacacttTTGCTTCGTGTTgatctttcatttaaaattattgcaGCCCTTTTTCTTGCATCCAATTGAGCATTTTTCCTAGCAGTCTCACTATTCTCTGGAACAATTTTATTCTGTgtagatgttttttttttctttttatctttctctttttttttggtagatttattagatttctttttttctttatctttttcttcttttggttTGGTTCTAAATAGTTGACTCCGTTGCAATTTTAAAGGTGGAGGATGAAGAGATATAATCAAACGACAATTTAATCCCATTGCCCTCAGCATTGCTATGCATAAGAATActaat encodes the following:
- the LOC124951458 gene encoding DNA repair protein complementing XP-C cells homolog isoform X1, whose translation is MNNQSDNNSSESESEFFVSPNEIDLNSSFFDKKEKKSYVTLRKARTCENFDDNDEFSNVNDNNSIELFSQVLKNLESTQAICSQSENVEKLETVIDVSTKQKKSKVVHTEEEKFHLSQHVHELLFEGEGKTFESDDNENYNENEDLNEATSSTNYTTPKEGVKITLPSTDIILKKKRNGPDLNTIIENRINQRLRANQMLIHKVGVLCWLAHGFHINKVINDAEIMSASLSLIPAENLPKNRSNLKYLEKFVVWFKKKFVFKNKEEEEESITKEMLLKRLQEKEVLNYKELVFLCIAMLRAMGLNCRLIISLHPPPLKLQRSQLFRTKPKEEKDKEKKKSNKSTKKKEKDKKKKKTSTQNKIVPENSETARKNAQLDARKRAAIILNERSTRSKSVKNKTNVSNEIIDKNTIKETKHFNNKQNKTQPSINADRTISNTISRQLKLRKQMETSSENNSLESTSKKKENVTTHSLRSRQKNKIVEEDSLEEIDDSSENDESEDELPLSKKRNISKTKNNVRSIIKKQEKINKLLSSDDEVNDLNNTKNYKNFWLEIYLESEENWISVNIMDEKVHCVEELYKAASRPVLYVIAWNIDGTLRDVTRRYCPHWLTVTRKQRIDEDWFSDTLHFWKEKKSMISESEDKLLAQKELEQPLPKTIGECKNHPLYVLTRHLLKYEALYPPDCVPLGYLQNGEAIYSRHCLHVLSSRETWIRKARVVKPNQEPYKIVKALPKYDKLSGVKLVDRALELFGEWQTTEYIPPEAKDGIVPRNEYGNVDLFKKSMLPKGTVYIDLPGLNRIARKLNIDCAPAVIGFKFGAMGAVPAFEGFVVCTEYEDILREAWETEQIEAAKRAREKRYKRIYGNWKRLIDGMRIKEKLAGKYEFESEKKSLTMIKRTKQKTTDVKRQKILEDIS
- the LOC124951458 gene encoding DNA repair protein complementing XP-C cells isoform X2, with amino-acid sequence MNNQSDNNSSESESEFFVSPNEIDLNSSFFDKKEKKSYVTLRKARTCENFDDNDEFSNVNDNNSIELFSQVLKNLESTQAICSQSENVEKLETVIDVSTKQKKSKVVHTEEEKFHLSQHVHELLFEGEGKTFESDDNENYNENEDLNEATSSTNYTTPKEGVKITLPSTDIILKKKRNGPDLNTIIENRINQRLRANQMLIHKVGVLCWLAHGFHINKVINDAEIMSASLSLIPAENLPKNRSNLKYLEKFVVWFKKKFVFKNKEEEEESITKEMLLKRLQEKEVLNYKELVFLCIAMLRAMGLNCRLIISLHPPPLKLQRSQLFRTKPKEEKDKEKKKSNKSTKKKEKDKKKKKTSTQNKIVPENSETARKNAQLDARKRAAIILNERSTRSKSVKNKTNVSNEIIDKNTIKETKHFNNKQNKTQPSINADRTISNTISRQLKLRKQMETSSENNSLESTSKKKENVTTHSLRSRQKNKIVEEDSLEEIDDSSENDESEDELPLSKKRNISKTKNNVRSIIKKQEKINKLLSSDDEVNDLNNTKNYKNFWLEIYLESEENWISVNIMDEKVHCVEELYKAASRPVLYVIAWNIDGTLRDVTRRYCPHWLTVTRKQRIDEDWFSDTLHFWKEKKSMISESEDKLLAQKELEQPLPKTIGECKNHPLYVLTRHLLKYEALYPPDCVPLGYLQNGEAIYSRHCLHVLSSRETWIRKARVVKPNQEPYKIVKALPKYDKE